In a genomic window of Rhododendron vialii isolate Sample 1 chromosome 12a, ASM3025357v1:
- the LOC131311796 gene encoding probable UDP-arabinopyranose mutase 2, whose amino-acid sequence MADPAATPIPLLTDQLDIVIPTIRNLDFLEMWRPFFQHYHLIIVQDGDPSKVIKVPEGFDYELYNRNDINRILGPKASCISFKDSACRCFGYMVSKKKYIYTIDDDCFVAKDPSGKDINALQQHIKNLLCPSTPFFFNTLYDPYREGADFVRGYPFSLREGAPTAVSHGLWLNIPDYDAPTQLVKPRERNTRYVDAVLTIPKGTLFPMCGMNLAFDRELIGPAMYFGLMGDGQPIGRYDDMWAGWCIKVICDHLGYGVKTGLPYIWHSKASNPFVNLKKEYKGIYWQEELIPFFQSAVLPKECTTVQKCYIELSKQVKAKLGSLDDYFLKLADAMVTWVEAWDELNPSAADSAEAKGPGK is encoded by the exons atGGCAGACCCCGCCGCCACCCCGATCCCCCTCCTAACCGACCAGCTCGACATCGTCATACCCACGATCCGCAACCTCGACTTCCTCGAGATGTGGCGCCCCTTCTTCCAGCACTACCACCTCATCATCGTCCAGGACGGCGACCCCTCAAAAGTCATCAAGGTCCCAGAAGGCTTCGACTACGAACTCTACAACCGCAACGACATCAACCGGATCCTGGGCCCCAAGGCCTCCTGCATCTCCTTCAAGGACTCCGCTTGCCGCTGCTTCGGCTACATGGTTTCCAAGAAGAAGTACATCTACACCATTGATGACGATTGCTTT GTTGCCAAAGATCCATCTGGGAAAGACATTAATGCACTCCAGCAGCATATCAAGAACCTACTGTGCCCGTCGACTCCGTTTTTCTTCAACACCTTGTACGATCCGTACAGAGAAGGTGCTGATTTCGTCCGTGGATACCCATTCAGTCTCCGTGAGGGTGCCCCCACTGCGGTTTCTCATGGCCTCTGGCTTAACATCCCTGATTACGATGCACCCACCCAACTTGTCAAGCCTCGTGAGAGAAACACTAG GTATGTTGATGCTGTTTTGACGATTCCGAAGGGGACTCTATTCCCCATGTGCGGTATGAATTTGGCATTCGACCGTGAGTTGATTGGCCCTGCAATGTACTTTGGACTTATGGGTGATGGTCAGCCTATTGGACGGTACGATGACATGTGGGCTGGCTGGTGTATCAAG GTAATATGCGATCACTTGGGATATGGAGTCAAGACGGGACTCCCCTACATCTGGCACAGCAAAGCAAGCAACCCATTTGTGAACCTCAAGAAGGAATATAAAGGCATCTACTGGCAGGAAGAGCTGATCCCATTCTTCCAATCTGCTGTCCTTCCAAAGGAATGCACTACCGTGCAGAAATGCTACATTGAACTCTCTAAGCAAGTCAAGGCAAAGCTCGGAAGCTTAGATGACTACTTCCTTAAGCTGGCCGACGCCATGGTCACATGGGTTGAAGCTTGGGATGAACTCAACCCATCTGCTGCAGATTCCGCTGAAGCCAAGGGCCCTGGAAAATAG